In Corynebacterium nuruki S6-4, the following proteins share a genomic window:
- the xseA gene encoding exodeoxyribonuclease VII large subunit, whose protein sequence is MSQSVPHQAGETGGPTSAESPWPVHVVNEKVKGWIERLGHLWVEGQVTQVNMKPSWKLSYITLRDVSVEQSIELTCATRTLQSMPTPLKNGDRVIVFGKPAYYMGRGKFSLWVSRIQHMGVGELLARIEQLKRAMAAEGLFDVRLKRPLPFLPHRIGLITGRGSAAERDVLSVARDRWPAVEFEVVNTAVQGAQAVPQVIAALDQLEADPRVDVIIVARGGGSVEDLLPFSEETLVRHVSTMTTPVVSAIGHEPDTPVLDNVADLRAATPTDAAKRVVPDVATERALIDELRSRAAAALRSWVANERRGLANVRSRPVLADPMLPISRQQDIITEARTRNDRALGVLVRSARQQIESLSARVSALGPSQTLRRGYAVVQVVPQDHSPAEVVTTVDAVHPGSQLRIRVLDGSITAAALGVTPTAPATEPETASESSPEPASEPTDPTTSGDTDD, encoded by the coding sequence ATGTCACAATCCGTACCGCACCAGGCCGGAGAGACGGGGGGACCCACGTCGGCGGAGAGCCCGTGGCCGGTCCACGTGGTCAACGAGAAGGTCAAGGGCTGGATCGAGCGGCTGGGCCACCTCTGGGTCGAAGGCCAGGTCACCCAGGTCAACATGAAGCCGTCGTGGAAGCTGTCCTACATCACGCTGCGTGATGTCTCGGTCGAGCAGTCCATCGAGCTGACCTGCGCCACCCGGACCCTCCAGTCGATGCCCACCCCGCTGAAGAACGGTGACCGGGTCATCGTCTTCGGCAAACCCGCGTACTACATGGGTCGCGGGAAGTTCTCCCTGTGGGTCTCCCGGATCCAGCACATGGGGGTCGGCGAACTGCTCGCCCGGATCGAACAGCTCAAACGGGCCATGGCCGCCGAGGGTCTGTTCGACGTCAGGCTGAAGCGACCGCTGCCGTTCCTGCCCCACCGCATCGGGCTGATCACCGGTCGGGGGTCCGCCGCCGAACGCGACGTCCTCTCGGTCGCCCGGGACCGGTGGCCCGCGGTCGAGTTCGAGGTCGTCAACACCGCCGTCCAGGGTGCCCAGGCCGTCCCGCAGGTCATCGCCGCCCTCGACCAGCTGGAGGCAGACCCGCGGGTCGACGTCATCATCGTCGCGCGCGGCGGCGGCTCGGTGGAGGACCTGCTGCCGTTTTCCGAGGAGACACTCGTCCGGCACGTCAGCACGATGACGACACCGGTCGTCAGCGCCATCGGGCACGAACCGGACACGCCCGTCCTCGACAACGTCGCCGACCTGCGGGCCGCGACCCCCACGGACGCCGCGAAGCGGGTCGTCCCGGATGTCGCCACCGAACGCGCCCTCATCGACGAACTGCGGTCGCGGGCGGCGGCCGCCCTGCGGTCCTGGGTCGCCAATGAACGTCGCGGGCTGGCCAACGTCCGTTCCCGTCCGGTCCTCGCCGATCCGATGCTGCCGATCAGCCGGCAGCAGGACATCATCACTGAGGCACGCACCCGTAATGACCGCGCACTGGGCGTGCTCGTACGCTCCGCCCGCCAGCAGATCGAGTCACTGAGCGCCCGGGTCAGTGCCCTGGGGCCCTCCCAGACGTTGCGCCGCGGCTATGCGGTCGTGCAGGTCGTCCCGCAGGACCACAGCCCGGCCGAGGTCGTGACGACCGTCGACGCCGTCCACCCGGGCTCCCAGCTGCGCATCCGCGTCCTCGACGGCAGCATCACCGCGGCGGCACTGGGCGTCACGCCGACGGCACCGGCCACCGAACCCGAAACTGCATCCGAATCTTCACCTGAACCTGCATCTGAACCGACCGACCCCACCACCTCCGGAGACACCGATGACTGA
- a CDS encoding 4-hydroxy-3-methylbut-2-enyl diphosphate reductase, whose protein sequence is MGGMTEPVAAGAATPAPATPGTGRKVYLAAPRGYCAGVDRAVDTVSRALDLHGAPLYVRKEIVHNRYVVETFEKRGVIFVDETDDVPEGANVVFSAHGVSPAVRERARSLDLRTFDATCPLVTKVHNEVRRFVKQGYQIVLIGHHGHEEVEGTAGEAPDAVHLVDGAADVDALSFDRDTKLVWLSQTTLSVDETVQTVRLLQERFPWIETPPSDDICYATQNRQIAVKAIAPQVDLMIVVGSANSSNSKRLVEVALQHGAGDAHLVDFAAQLDLAWFDGVQAVGVTSGASVPEILVEGVLDTLADLGFSDTDEITTATETTTFALPRELRPHRPAADQSSRSRGRSAAR, encoded by the coding sequence ATGGGCGGTATGACTGAGCCTGTGGCAGCCGGAGCTGCGACGCCCGCACCGGCGACACCCGGGACGGGGCGGAAGGTGTACCTGGCCGCACCGCGGGGGTACTGCGCCGGGGTCGACCGCGCCGTCGACACCGTCAGCAGGGCCCTCGACCTGCACGGCGCCCCGCTGTACGTGCGTAAGGAGATCGTCCACAACCGGTATGTCGTGGAGACCTTCGAGAAGCGCGGCGTGATCTTCGTCGACGAGACCGACGACGTCCCGGAGGGCGCGAACGTCGTCTTCTCCGCCCACGGGGTCTCACCCGCGGTCCGGGAGCGGGCGAGGAGCCTGGACCTGCGCACCTTCGACGCGACCTGCCCGCTGGTCACCAAGGTCCACAACGAGGTCCGCCGGTTCGTGAAGCAGGGCTACCAGATCGTGCTCATCGGTCACCACGGCCACGAGGAGGTCGAGGGCACAGCCGGCGAGGCACCGGACGCCGTCCACCTGGTCGACGGTGCCGCCGACGTCGATGCCCTGTCGTTCGACCGGGACACGAAACTCGTGTGGCTGTCACAGACCACATTGAGCGTCGACGAGACGGTGCAGACCGTCCGGCTGCTGCAGGAACGGTTCCCGTGGATCGAGACCCCGCCGAGCGACGACATCTGCTACGCCACCCAGAACCGTCAGATCGCCGTCAAGGCGATCGCCCCGCAGGTGGACCTCATGATCGTCGTCGGCAGTGCGAACTCGTCGAACTCGAAGCGGCTCGTCGAGGTCGCGCTGCAGCACGGGGCGGGGGACGCCCACCTCGTGGACTTCGCCGCACAACTTGACCTCGCCTGGTTCGACGGGGTGCAGGCAGTGGGGGTGACGTCCGGAGCCTCGGTACCGGAGATCCTCGTCGAGGGTGTCCTGGACACCCTGGCGGACCTGGGATTCTCGGACACCGACGAGATCACCACGGCCACCGAGACGACGACATTCGCGTTGCCCCGGGAGCTGCGTCCGCACCGCCCGGCGGCGGATCAGTCGTCGAGGTCGAGGGGACGGTCGGCCGCCCGGTAA
- a CDS encoding DUF6542 domain-containing protein — MTTDTSSPEPVPQNRRGFIPTWAPVLIMLAVFFTGLVLGDAGTPYAVLFAVACLVCTALVELRGMFLTVSLIPVYWFCGIGAVGMIGADSSGSRKTQVITAAYPAVQHYMWLLATFVVCLVVALLRYRLDAAARERTRRAARARRRRLQEADSDNRRVATRARTVERPAGPRPSATAPARSKTTSPTKSPTTAATPASPAAGPAAAPERPSVRSRHSLDEEESTPSPATPPTAGESRTRSAAELRAASERRRNRHSDQPAPERRPRRYRAADRPLDLDD; from the coding sequence GTGACCACTGACACCAGCTCCCCCGAGCCCGTTCCCCAGAACCGGCGGGGTTTCATCCCCACGTGGGCGCCCGTGCTCATCATGCTGGCCGTGTTCTTCACCGGACTGGTCCTCGGCGATGCGGGAACCCCGTACGCGGTCCTGTTCGCTGTCGCCTGCCTGGTCTGCACCGCACTGGTCGAACTGCGCGGCATGTTCCTCACCGTCTCGCTGATCCCGGTGTACTGGTTCTGCGGGATAGGCGCGGTCGGCATGATCGGCGCCGACTCCTCCGGCAGCAGGAAGACACAGGTCATCACCGCCGCCTACCCGGCGGTCCAGCACTATATGTGGCTCCTGGCCACGTTCGTGGTGTGCCTCGTCGTCGCCCTGCTCCGCTACCGGCTGGACGCCGCGGCGCGCGAACGTACCCGCCGTGCCGCCCGCGCCCGCCGCCGTCGACTGCAGGAGGCGGATTCCGACAACCGTCGCGTCGCCACCCGCGCCCGCACCGTCGAACGGCCCGCCGGTCCCCGACCGTCGGCCACGGCCCCTGCCAGGAGTAAGACCACGAGTCCGACCAAGAGTCCGACCACGGCGGCGACCCCCGCCAGCCCCGCAGCCGGTCCGGCCGCGGCACCCGAGCGCCCGTCCGTGCGGTCCCGCCACTCGCTCGACGAGGAGGAGAGCACCCCCTCCCCCGCCACACCCCCGACTGCCGGGGAGAGCCGTACCCGGTCCGCCGCCGAGCTGCGGGCCGCCAGTGAGCGCCGCCGGAACCGGCACAGCGACCAGCCGGCGCCGGAGCGCCGTCCCCGCCGTTACCGGGCGGCCGACCGTCCCCTCGACCTCGACGACTGA
- a CDS encoding AI-2E family transporter: MTDDPRNTAANDPGDDGRDDAGDGTDPTDPRDGNGGRDFADFLLGTGRLDPEATMPLPGEQSSLLDTDPEGPGDADPRLLPDVSEVTGGDADDNGIPDHAEEIRDRSEVIGTSLRWFSGWCLRFLVIAAAATVLWIGSAKIWSGILPIILSIIVCTVLWPLVRLLRRWHIPNAIAVLCSILVFFAAFVGIIAAIAPSVVDQAEDLVDKGSQGVQQIQDWFAGPPLNLQSDQIDNAIDQATNWVQNQTDKITETAISGVSAVTSAVVTLFVVLVLTFFFLKDGEKFLPMVRRVTGRRVGWHITEAATRCWNTLGGFIRTQAIVSFIDAFFIGLGLVILGVPLAGPLAIITFFGGFIPIVGAFTAGALAVLVALVANGFTTALIVLAIVLAVQQLEGNILSPLLQSRAMKLHPVVVLLSVTVGGGLWGIIGAFLAVPVAAMITEVLRYIGDLTDLSTGEKTAAEIDFATESGAMSGASSERAAQRWRRWRESRDGDRGFSRLLAPLLPGDGTDSTAGTAGTAGTADSESDTRDSGTGAAGRSSDH; the protein is encoded by the coding sequence GTGACCGATGACCCCCGAAACACCGCAGCGAACGACCCCGGTGACGACGGCCGTGACGATGCCGGCGACGGCACGGACCCGACCGACCCGCGGGACGGCAACGGCGGACGCGACTTCGCCGACTTCCTCCTGGGCACCGGACGCCTCGACCCCGAAGCCACCATGCCCCTGCCCGGCGAGCAGTCCTCCCTGCTGGACACCGATCCGGAGGGCCCCGGGGACGCCGATCCCCGCCTCCTCCCCGATGTCTCCGAGGTCACCGGCGGCGACGCCGACGACAACGGCATCCCCGACCATGCCGAGGAGATCAGGGACCGCTCCGAGGTCATCGGCACCTCACTGCGCTGGTTCTCCGGCTGGTGCCTGCGCTTCCTCGTCATCGCCGCCGCCGCCACCGTCCTGTGGATCGGTTCGGCGAAGATCTGGTCCGGCATCCTGCCGATCATCCTGTCGATCATCGTCTGCACGGTGCTGTGGCCCCTGGTCCGGCTGCTCCGCCGGTGGCACATCCCCAACGCGATCGCCGTCCTCTGCTCCATCCTGGTGTTCTTCGCCGCCTTCGTCGGCATCATCGCCGCCATCGCACCGAGCGTCGTCGACCAGGCCGAGGATCTGGTGGACAAGGGCTCCCAGGGCGTCCAGCAGATCCAGGACTGGTTCGCCGGTCCGCCGCTGAACCTGCAGAGCGACCAGATCGACAACGCCATCGACCAGGCGACCAACTGGGTCCAGAACCAGACCGACAAGATCACCGAGACCGCCATCTCCGGGGTCTCCGCGGTCACCTCCGCCGTCGTCACCCTGTTCGTCGTGCTGGTCCTCACGTTCTTCTTCCTCAAGGACGGCGAGAAGTTCCTGCCGATGGTCCGGCGCGTGACCGGACGCCGCGTCGGCTGGCACATCACCGAGGCCGCCACGCGCTGCTGGAACACCCTCGGCGGGTTCATCCGCACCCAGGCCATCGTCAGTTTCATCGACGCCTTCTTCATCGGCCTCGGCCTGGTGATCCTCGGTGTCCCGCTGGCCGGCCCGTTGGCGATCATCACGTTCTTCGGCGGGTTCATCCCCATCGTCGGTGCCTTCACCGCCGGTGCACTCGCGGTCCTCGTCGCCCTGGTGGCCAACGGTTTCACCACCGCGCTCATCGTCCTCGCGATCGTCCTGGCGGTGCAGCAGCTCGAGGGCAACATCCTCTCGCCGCTGCTGCAGTCCCGCGCCATGAAGCTGCACCCGGTCGTCGTCCTGCTCTCGGTGACCGTCGGTGGTGGCCTGTGGGGCATCATCGGCGCGTTCCTCGCGGTGCCGGTCGCGGCGATGATCACCGAGGTCCTGCGGTACATCGGCGACCTCACCGACCTGTCGACCGGGGAGAAGACGGCGGCGGAGATCGACTTCGCCACGGAATCCGGGGCCATGTCCGGGGCGTCCAGCGAGCGCGCGGCACAGCGCTGGCGCCGCTGGCGGGAGTCCCGCGACGGCGACCGGGGTTTCTCCCGTCTGCTCGCCCCGCTCCTGCCCGGCGACGGTACCGACAGCACAGCCGGCACAGCCGGCACAGCCGGCACAGCCGACTCAGAGAGTGACACACGAGACAGTGGGACCGGCGCGGCCGGTCGCTCCTCGGACCACTGA
- the metS gene encoding methionine/alanine import NSS transporter subunit MetS — protein MTGGAVVMLILFIVVIWGGLVLAALSLRGKVDEEEGDLGTLPGTTDADLIVRGR, from the coding sequence ATGACCGGTGGAGCTGTCGTCATGCTCATCCTGTTCATCGTCGTCATCTGGGGCGGCCTCGTGCTCGCCGCACTGTCGCTGCGCGGCAAGGTCGACGAGGAGGAAGGCGACCTCGGTACCCTGCCCGGGACGACCGACGCCGACCTCATCGTCCGCGGCCGCTGA